The Mycolicibacterium duvalii DNA window GCCAGGCGAAGAACGCCTCCCACGCCGCTTCCGCATGTGCGTGTTCAGCGGACGTAATCCGAGCCCGAATACGTTCCTCGACCGCTGTCTTCGCGACGTCGGCTTCGATCGGGCGTCCTTCCTCCAGCAGGTCTAGCGGATCACCGACTTCGGCCAGCGCCGGGTGCGGCCAGAACAGCGCAAGGGTGGACATACTCGCCGCCCTGTCTTCACGGATCACATAGTCGAATCGCGACGACACCGCGCGTCTCGCCTCCGCCGTATTCTCGGTCAATCCGGAACCAGCGACCATCCGCCGTTCTGCTTCATAACTCAGCAGACTCGCCACCGATGTCGGCACACCAGACCACGCCGAGAAAATCAAACGCTTCGTGACAGAACCGTCCGAAAACGGTGAATACACCTTCCCCGGAGCGAGGTAGGGCATCGAAGGCGGAACCCACAACAGCCTCCACCAATCTTTCTCGACGGTCTCGGCGGCGAAGGCGCGGAGGCGCGCATTTCCGTAGTCGACTTGCTCGTATTTCTTGATCAGTTGCGGGTCGACCGATCGAAGCCTGCTGACACTTGCTGTCAACTCCGCTGTCCCGGTTCCTGTTTTGAGCAGGTGACGAGCATGCTCCCCGGGTCGATATCCCTCCATGAAACTGGCGAAGTACGGGATAGACTTCCAATAGTCCAGGCTCACTGGCGAGTCGATCTCGCGCGCGAAGTTCTGCAGGGCCGCGAAATCTCGCAAGTCTTCAGGTGTCGGCACCTCACTGACGATGCGCCGAACGTGAAGATCGCGGCCTTCTTCCATCCTGGGTCGCTCTGAACGGGACATAAAGGGAAGCAGCGCATTACGCAGCTCAGCTGCCTCACTCGCCGCATTGGAACCGCTGATTGCAGTCTCTCGGTAGTTGCGAAACCCCTGTCGGATTCGTTCGAGCGCAGCGTCGTCACCGTCAGCGAGGAACTCCAGCGTGGTCATGAAGTCGCCGTAATGGTCGTCCTCGGTGCCATCAGCGACTGTGGTGTACGCCTTGTAGGGTGTCGCCGACAACAGCAAGACTTTGGCGTGTGGATAGTTGAACAGATGGTGAGCGAGCTCGCTGGCATCGGTGCCATTATTGGGGTCGATTAAATGTCGAAATCGCTGGAACTCATCGAGAATGACGAGGTCTGGCTCCAGCGACTCCACGCTCGCCTTTGCCAGCTCTCCACGCAGCCTGGAGATGAGTGACTTAACCCGCGGCTTCAGCTCGTCGGGCAGCACATCCAGGCCACCGAGTCGCTCACATACCGAATCGAATTCCGTTCGGAGGCCGCTGGCCTGGATTGCCGCGGCGAATTCGCGTTGGATGACTTCATCCGGGCCGACGCCGAGGGCATCGCGCATGCGAGCGATTCCGTCCTCGAAGTCCGACAGCCGTTTCACTTGTCCTTGAAAGAACAACGCCGAGGCCCTCTCTGCCTCCCGGTCTTGAACGTCCATCCCGTTGAGCAGGATGTGTAACAACTGGCGTTCCTCTTGAGAGCCGGTTTGCCATCCCATCTCGAACGAGGTTCCCGGCGTAAATGACACAAGGTTCACCTTCTTGCCCGCGATCCCTGAATCGGAGGCAAAGCGCCGACTTTCGAGCGCAAGCAATGTAAGCCTGCTGGTGATACCGATGTGAGGATCGCCAGTGACGTTGAGGCGGCGTAGGTTCTGCTTGGCAAGGTCAGTGCTCGAGCAGATA harbors:
- a CDS encoding helicase-related protein; the encoded protein is MNRPEVERILRGLKGFQRDAVEHVTDRLFRSPDSSGRFLIADETGLGKSVIARGVIASAIAELQDAAHVDRIDVVYICSSTDLAKQNLRRLNVTGDPHIGITSRLTLLALESRRFASDSGIAGKKVNLVSFTPGTSFEMGWQTGSQEERQLLHILLNGMDVQDREAERASALFFQGQVKRLSDFEDGIARMRDALGVGPDEVIQREFAAAIQASGLRTEFDSVCERLGGLDVLPDELKPRVKSLISRLRGELAKASVESLEPDLVILDEFQRFRHLIDPNNGTDASELAHHLFNYPHAKVLLLSATPYKAYTTVADGTEDDHYGDFMTTLEFLADGDDAALERIRQGFRNYRETAISGSNAASEAAELRNALLPFMSRSERPRMEEGRDLHVRRIVSEVPTPEDLRDFAALQNFAREIDSPVSLDYWKSIPYFASFMEGYRPGEHARHLLKTGTGTAELTASVSRLRSVDPQLIKKYEQVDYGNARLRAFAAETVEKDWWRLLWVPPSMPYLAPGKVYSPFSDGSVTKRLIFSAWSGVPTSVASLLSYEAERRMVAGSGLTENTAEARRAVSSRFDYVIREDRAASMSTLALFWPHPALAEVGDPLDLLEEGRPIEADVAKTAVEERIRARITSAEHAHAEAAWEAFFAWPDGWPKGVHRRSDAAAYWLAGRGGGATSTEDTGSGRALPAHAKVALAQTASPHWHDDLALLALHSPGNIAYRALARICDEIDQELRKDLWRNAARLANGIRTLFNRMDVMFLLDQLYGTEQPYWRSVLQYCADGNLQAVLDEYCYQLKLELAGVRIDAATLSQIADRAIEALTLRTSRYTARATNAEFTRIPITVRFALRYGAAGKDTESVRAPEVRNAFNSPFWPFVLASTSVGQEGIDFHWWSHSVVHWNLPSNPVDFEQREGRVNRFGGHAVRKNVASAHGQAALAAARSGRHPWECAFDAAVDHTELGEFSPWWIYPGQARVERLVVHFPLSREDAQYQRLRDSLTLYRMMLGQPRQEDMMELLRQRGVTDSDVAQLDLRPPARA